The Glycine max cultivar Williams 82 chromosome 3, Glycine_max_v4.0, whole genome shotgun sequence sequence TTTAATCAACTGACCTACACTTAGCAAGTTTTGGTCAATGTTAGGTATATAAAGAACATCTGATATTAATTTGGTACCTGAACACGTTGAAATTGCAacagttccttttccttttacagGAATATAGCCACCATTCCCAATTCTGACCTTTAAGACATTAGTTGACTTCAAATCTTTGAATAAAGTCTTATCATATGTCATGTGGTTCGTACAACCACTATCAATCAACCAACTTTCACTTGATTCACTACTCAAGAAGCATGTGGCCACAAACAGTTGGTCCTCTTCTTCTTGATTAGCAATCTGAGCTCCCTCATCATGGTGATTTTTGTTGGGACAGATCACCGCTTCATACCCTATCTGGTTGCACTTGTTACATTTTGCATCTGGTCTCCTCCAACATTTGAAAGGTGCATGACCTTTTTTGCCACAATGATGACAAggtggataatttttctttttatccttacctttgttttggttgtttgcatTATTTTCGCTGCTTGTTGGCTgattcttcttgaaaaaatcatttttgcttTCATCAACTTCATGATGTTTGGCGGGCAAAGCACCTTCGACAACACGATCTTGCCTCATCAACCTTCGCTGCTCTTGAGGTTGCAGGGCATGTAGCACCTCTGCCAATGTGATTTTCGACAGATCCTTTGTGTTCTCCAATGAAGCTATAGATGCTTCATACCTCTCCGGCACCGTTACCAAAATTTTCTCTACAATTCTCGAATCAGTAAAATCACTTCCCAACAACTTTATCTTGTTAGCAATTCCCAACAATTTGTTtgagtattctttgattgtctcTGACTCTTGCATCCTTTGAAGCTCAAATTCCCTCCTTAAATTCAGCACTTGCATGCTTCGTATTCTATCATCTCCAGCGTATTCCTCTTTCAAATAATCCCAAATTGCTTTGGGTGATTTAAGAGTCACGATTCTGATGAATATCATTTGTGAAACACCAGTAAACAAACATGATCTcgcctttgccttcttcatctttctttccttgtgatttttaatttgggccatggtgggattttcaggcagcggatatatttcataatcctCTTCCACAGCATCCCATAAATCCAAAGACTCCATGTAGGATTGCATTTTCACTTCCCAAATATCATAATTCTCtccatcaaagattggaagagttatgtggGAAAAACTTGCTTCACCTTCCATGGTAGAGGTCCCGTAGGAataaggctctgataccaattgttggttttgtggaggaaattataaaaaacagaggagagaagagagacaatgcGTATGCAgaggaaatagaattattctattatgattcaaattgttctcagtagcgatacaataaatagcaaaagataaactaattagataacaagatattagcaaaacagaatattaaaactaacttgctccttaaagataggaaccacttattgactaggctaatccattaaaactgacttactcctaaaatataggaaatcaacttatttactaaatcctattttaaaaattaaaaaatagaatattatgcggttacaaaagtatatcttcaacaGGAAAGTTCCAAATTAAGGAGGATAATTTTGATTACAAGCTTGTTTTCTGTGCTGATGCCAACACCACATCTTGTGAAGATGTTGGGGTATATGTTGATGGTGAACAAAATAGACGTCTAGTTCTATCTGAAGTAGGAGGAGTTGCTGTTAAGTTCATGAATGCAGATAAATCTCGTGTAGCATTTGATTGAGTATTATTTTCTgtcattatataataattatgctTAGATCAATAAAGTAATAAAGTTGATTGATCAAGGAATAAGTCTTGGGTTAGGTTAGGTCCAGTGTTATGTAATTCAAAGAATGCTTGAATATGTTTCTCGTCCAATACTATACCTGTTTCATGATttcagtttttaattatttttttgtcagctTTGGTCTAATCCAGAATCAAGGTGTAATTCAGTTGATTAAGTAATATACATGAGTTGTTGTAAATCTTTTGATATGTGTGAGTTTGGAGAGACAAATTCTTACTCCTTGTCGACACATTATTAGTACTATTGATTCGACCAATATGGTATGATGAACagagaaacaaaaaggaaatgaTATTTCCAACTATGCTAGCTATAAGATGTCATATTGTCACCCATAAAACCCAACAAAGGGTTACACCGGCAATAACACAAAATCTACATCTTACATAAAAAAGTGAATTCTAATGTGGAAAACATTGTAACATTCttttattttgctgtttcaaaactATATTTATCTACTCACAATTTACCTAAGAATCACCTAAAATTTGTATGTGCAGCTTCCATCATCACTTCTGGCTGTTGGATCATAGTTTTCAGCAGTAGGGTCAGTGCAACCTTCAGGGACAGGAACATGAACTTGCTGAGCTCCTTGTCCTGCAACCAAACAATTAAGATTAAGGGAACCTTTATTTAGTCTTGTCCATCCTAAATGATTATTCCACCATAATCTTGAAGTCAAAAGCAGTTTTCTTTTTCCCATCAAGGGCATTAAGATCAAAGGTCTAACCATAGAAGTTTCCAGTCTTGATGGCATCATCATTTGCATCTCCAAGTGCAGCCTCATTGAGATATTTGTCAGCCAATTGAACCCTCTTCACATTCTCTTGCTCTTGGACAAGCATGTTTCCATACTCAAGGAGCTTGCTAAGAGTCATCTTTGGTTGCTCAAATGTTGGAGGTCCCTCCTTTGAGTTCACCAGCTTTTTCCCAATATTCTCCACCCCAACACCAGAAATCCACTTCCTTACTTCATCATCATAGACTCTGGCCCTCAAGGCACCAAAGAAGTCTACACAAAAAATGCATCAAACAATTGATTATTCACATTTAATCCATACAATTTTATAACAATGCCTCAAACTTATATGGTAAATGAAGATAAGGAATTAGCAAATCacatttttggtttaaatatgtttctaATACCTGGAAATATAGCATTCTTCAAAATTAGTCCCTATTTAAACTTTATttgtttagggactaaaaacacaATATGTTTTGTTAAATGTAGGACTAAAATCGAGTAGAACTTCAATAGaaactgaaacaaaaaaaaCCCTCATATTTTCAAggatcaaaaaaatatttctctatAGATTTTGGCTTGAAACTTGAATTGTGGTATGCCTTACCAATAGATTGCCCAAGGAAGGTGTCAACAAGCTTGATAATATCCTCCTTTAGAACACCATCTGTTCTGAAAATGCCTTGGCAGACACCAATCCTGTCATCCCGAGTAGGTGCCCAATAGAACTTCTCCATACGTCCATCACGAATGAGAGGAGCATACAATGTTGAGAAGTCATTGCCAGTGACTATGATGGGAACACGGGGATTCTCCTCCTTGTTGTACATGCCAGGAAGTTGGACATTGGTTGGGTTGTCAGCAATGTTCATAAGGGTTGCATTCACCATCTGGTTGTTGACTGTGTATTGAGTGGTTCCACCAAGCCTACCAGCTCCTGCATCAAGATCATTGATGAAGAGACAGCACATCTTTCCTTTTCTGATAATGTCTGCTGCCTCGCGATACCTTTGCCTAATCAACTTTGCAGGTTCTCCAGCATTTCCGCTTTCCAATTCTCCAGCACTCATCACTATGGGGCTGAATTCAAAGGCAATAGGCCAAAGAGTTAACGCAATTTTGGATTGTAGTCTGTATATACCAAACcatggtttgtttttttttttttttatctgtaagaATCAAAGGTGATACCAAAGGGTTTATAACACTCATGCACCTTACTCAACCAATTGAGTTAGACCTCTTTGGTAACCATGGTTTGGAGAGAGTAAATTCAATTTCATCCATAAATAATGTGTTCACCAAAAGCACAGTTGTGTTGTATTTGAGCATGATTTGGGGTTCCAAATCATAGATTGAGtagaagtgaaaaaaattgcTTTTCCATTAGGGACAACCATGGTTTGTAAACCATAAACTGAACACATTAGCCTAAACAAAATTTGGaatctttttccttttaagtTTTCCAAATGGGGGAAAATACACATTGGAATGGAATTAAACTTACTTGATTCCCATCTTGGCAAAGACAAGCTCACATTGAAATGATTTCCCCTGACCTTTGCCTCCCCAAATACCCAAAATAAGAGGGACCTTAATATTTGGCAAGTTCAAAAAGTTCTTGGTGATGTGAACAACAATCTTGTCCATAAATGCAGGAGCAATATAGAAGCCATCCATGGTGTTGTCTAAATTGTACCTGAAAAATAAGTCACATTAACATTCAACAAGTTCACACAATGCAAACAAATGAAACAATCAAAACTTgagcttccaagttttattggCTAAATTAAGTTCAAATTCAAACCAACAACAACTTACTGGCGAAGTCCGGCACTGATATAATCATAGGAACTCATGACAGCATAGTGAGTGCCACTTTCCATGGGAGCTTGGAAGAGAGTGTCCACCATTCCCTTCCCTCTAGTGATATCTTGCTGGTCATCTGAAGTGTCATAGGCAAGTCCACCCCATCTATCCTTTGAAGTTTGCTTCTCCTCATCATATTCAATCTGTGCAGAAACCTTGAAATTCCGACACACACCCCTCTGGCTTGAACTCTCAGAATTGACTTTCTTCAAACTTGTTCCAAAGAATGGTGAGCTTGTCACCCTACTGCTAGAGCCATTCAGTTTCAACTGCACCAAATATAACCCCAATGAACCATGAACTTTAAATTGAATTGCAAGATTCATGCTTCATAACAAATTGGAACAGACTcggatagaaaaaaaatatatcaagttAATTTTTGATCACCAAAATTCAGAAAGGCATCATGATTATATATAGTATTAAGTTCACAATCTACTCCTACTCATACAAATTAGTACATATTATGATTGCATCATGCATATTCTATATTTATGTTGGCATGTCTATACTCTATGGTAAACTTAAATATTAAACTCATTGGGTGAGGTTACTGTCAATTTTAGCCAATGTGgaacttgaatttttctcaagAGACTCTCATACCATTGTCGGTTTGAGCCTAACCCAACCCCAAAAGTTAGTTTATAGGATTAGAATTGTCTcccacttatatattttattgtagcATTATCTCTAACCGATGTGAGACTTCAGTTTTTCTCAACAACAAGTTAAACAAAACATGTTCTAAATATGAGACCAGAGTTTGAACAGTTTAGTATGTATGACATAATAAGAGAGGGAAAAACATAGTACCTGTGCAATGTTAACGGCTCCAACGGTTGGTACTGAGGCGGCCATATTGTGTTGTTGGAGTGTTGAAGTAAAAGAAGACAATATAAAACAAAGTGTTTTTGGATTGAATAACTGAGGGAAAGAGGGAGGTGAGAGGGCACTTTATAGTGTGATGAGTGTGGCAAAAGTAACACAGGAAAATCTGTGGATTGGCCTAAGAATTTATCAACAGCCACACGAGTGGGGTTGGTTTGGTTGTGTTGTGGTATTATTATCAATACGTGGAGTTTGGTGACATGGACGTTGGTTTTGGAATGTGGTTTTTGAGTGTAGTGGACTTTGTTTAAGAACAAAATGGAGGCTTCTGGGAACTGAAGTAGTTTGAGGTTTGAGTTGCACCTTCACCCTCCACCACTCATATATGGCATTTTTATTGCtacaaaattttgaagaaataagAAAAGCCAACATCAACACAATTCCTCCTGGAGAAAACTAGACTTTTCGTGTCACTTTAGGaatgttctttcttttttttttcttaacaaaaaaatatgggtttgaaaaattaaaattttgaaacaacaaaattcaaaaatcatttaagtacttgttagaaattaaaatagcaagcttttaaaatagtaaaaaaaataattaattgcaaaattatttgtttaatttaaataaatggacCCTAAATTTATCTAGACTCTAGAggaaaataaatacaaacatttttaaacaaaatgtaTTGATATTAATCAAATCCAACCAGCTAAAAcctattttcatatatatatagagagagagagagaggttttTCATGAAcccatatttattaattaaatatactaacaattcaaattgtaaaataattttatatcatcgtctaatcataatttattatgtatgatatgtttgttaacttttattataatttctttattaagcaaattaataattttcttttctaccTCATCAAGgcataaaaatgtaaataatgagCAAAGTTCTCTTTGGCTAGAGATAATTCTCAACTAAGCTTCCCAAAGGAATGACAATGAGTAGGATCTTATAATATCTTTCTATACCCgtatttgtaacaaaaaaatttaaaaaaaaatactcataccTAATCTCATACCTACGCGGATAACAACTTTAATTCACATCCTCGTacctatatatatctatatatgcaCCCACAACCTTCATTTTACTTATgtataaagttaataaataaaaaaaatattaatttaaaaatattacaaataaattaaaaattcactcttaaataattcaaacataACATTTAAAACATCcacacataatattaaaaacaaacaaacataacatgatttattaacaaaaactctAATTAAAGTTGGACATCATTGTTAAGATATGTCAAATATTCTATTAGCTAATATTAGGCAATCAAATATTATGTTAGCTGTAATTTAGGAGGATTTATTACAGCTAAGGTAATTTGTGCAACTGTCATTCCTTTAATAGATGAGGAATTATAGGatccttatttatatatatatatatatatatatatatatatatatatatatatatatatatatttatacaacaccattctatgaataaaatatatcagACTTATTCTTTAAACCTTTCtatatggtatcagagccgaACACTGACATCCTCTCCAATATAGGAATCGGTGcttctttatttctttgaatATTTCTGATGGCTCCTTCTGATAAAAATCAATCAGTTATGCAACTGTTTGTGTCAAGGCAAACCGCGAAGAGGCTATGCTTGATAGTGAGTCTACTATGGGAACtgtctttgttgttaagaagtaTTCTAAGAAAGGAATCTGCAAGTGTACCCACTACAATGGGGATAATCGTGTCATGGAGACATGTTTTAAACTCCATGGCTATCCGAATTGGCATCCAAAAGGCAAAACTACTTCAAATACCAAGGTAGACGCTACTTCCAAGAGCCATATTTCTACTGCTGCTAGATTTGTGACCAAGTCAAGTATATCTAACTTTGTTCTTAATCTTTTTGTTGTTACTAGGGGTAGTGAGTGGATAATTGATTCATGTGCTACTGATCATATGCCTTGTGATCCTCATAAATTTACTAGTTTTTCCCCTAATTGTTctaaaacttttattattaatgcCAATGGGGTCTCATCTCCTATTGAAGGTGTAGGTACTGTATGCCTCTCACCCTCCTTATCGATTCTTGATGTTTTATTTGTTCCTACATTAAACTGTAATCTTCTCTCTGTTAGCAAACTAACCAAATCACATTCTTGTGTTGCCTCGTTTTATCCAACCAATTGTCTTTTTCAGACCATCCATTCCAAGGAGAAGATTGGTAGTGGTAGAGAGAGTGAAGGACTGTATTATCTGGAAAATGTCTCACAACAAACCCATAAAGGAGCATTGGCTTGTCTTGCAAATGAACACAtacaagataaaaacaaaaagggaataTGGCTATGGAATAGATGATTAGGACATCCCTCTTTtggttatctaaaaaaattgtttccatcacTATTTCATAAATGCAATATTTCTGATTTTCTttgtaaaacttgtgtaaagGCAAAAAGTCATCGTGTTGTGTTTCCTTTaagcaataaaaaaactaattttcctttttcattaatTCACACAGACTTTGGAATCTACGCGTAATGGGAAAAAATGATTTATCATTTTTGTTGATGATTGTACTCGGGTAACCTGGGTGTATTTGCTTAAACATAAAAGTGATGTGTGTGATATGGTTCGTTCCTTTCATTAGATGATAGCTACATAATTTAACACATATATTAAGGTCATTAGATCAGATAATGGAGGGGAATATTTTAAGACTGAATTAATAGAGTTCATGAACTCTAATGGAATCTTGCATCAAACCACATGTCCTTattcaccacaacaaaatggagtggctgagaggaaaaatagacatATATTAGAGGTGACAAGATCACTTTTGATAGATGGTAATGTCCCATCTCATTTATGGGGTGAGGCTGTGAGATAtacagtttattttattaatcgaACCTCTTCTAGTGTGCTTAACTTTAGAAGGCCTCTAGATGATCATTGTATCCTTCCTTCCATGGTTTATTTACCACctcatgtttttggatgtgttATATTTGTTCACTTACACCACATCAACGTACAAAGCTTGAAGAACGAGCTATCAAATGTGTTTTTGCTGGGTATGGATCAACTCAAAAAGGTTATCGTGCTTACCATCAACcatcaaagaaattttatatCTCTATGGATGTGACATTTAATGAGcataagtttttttatgttgattctACACTTCACGGAGGAAATGAAAGTAAAGTGCATAATCATGATATTAGTATGTTTGATAtctcatatataaaattatattgtgaaaataaattatcGTGTGAGGATCACTCTGCAGGAAGTGAGCCAATCCCAAAGATGGACAATTCTTTTTTTGGATAATATAGTGTCTTCTAATCATAACCAATTGGCTCAATCTTCTCCACAGGTTTGGCTTGACTCTTCAAAGGTACCTTCTGATCTTATCTCTGATAATACTCATGTAGATGAAACTGATCATGAAATTGTTTCTCTTGATCCTACCCTTGATAATACTGATTTAGATGAAACTGATCATGAAATTGATCCTTGTCTGTGTGAGACCACTAGCACACCAAACACTGAGTCTGCTATTGTCCAATATAATCTTCCATCCCGCTCTAATCGTGGTCAACCTCCAACTAAATATGAACCAGACCTCCAAGCCAAAGTTAAATATCCCATTAGTAAATATGTGTCATATCACAAGTTATCCCAGCCATATGCATCATTTGTATCTCAAttatcttcaatttatattcCTAGTAATATACAGGAAG is a genomic window containing:
- the RCA03 gene encoding ribulose bisphosphate carboxylase/oxygenase activase 1, chloroplastic-like — protein: MAASVPTVGAVNIAQLKLNGSSSRVTSSPFFGTSLKKVNSESSSQRGVCRNFKVSAQIEYDEEKQTSKDRWGGLAYDTSDDQQDITRGKGMVDTLFQAPMESGTHYAVMSSYDYISAGLRQYNLDNTMDGFYIAPAFMDKIVVHITKNFLNLPNIKVPLILGIWGGKGQGKSFQCELVFAKMGINPIVMSAGELESGNAGEPAKLIRQRYREAADIIRKGKMCCLFINDLDAGAGRLGGTTQYTVNNQMVNATLMNIADNPTNVQLPGMYNKEENPRVPIIVTGNDFSTLYAPLIRDGRMEKFYWAPTRDDRIGVCQGIFRTDGVLKEDIIKLVDTFLGQSIDFFGALRARVYDDEVRKWISGVGVENIGKKLVNSKEGPPTFEQPKMTLSKLLEYGNMLVQEQENVKRVQLADKYLNEAALGDANDDAIKTGNFYGQGAQQVHVPVPEGCTDPTAENYDPTARSDDGSCTYKF